From Amycolatopsis sp. YIM 10, the proteins below share one genomic window:
- a CDS encoding WhiB family transcriptional regulator, translating to MSSAIAFAPEEALPDEYGVGDLLDAVASPERELPCRSGDADLWFAEAPAELERAKVLCVDCPVRAACLAGALARREPWGVWGGEIFERGAVVARKRPRGRPRKNPVEAPAPAAAKKPMRQGVEAA from the coding sequence ATGTCTTCGGCGATCGCCTTCGCGCCTGAGGAGGCTCTGCCCGACGAGTACGGAGTCGGTGACCTGCTGGATGCCGTTGCCTCGCCCGAGCGGGAGCTGCCGTGCCGCTCCGGCGACGCGGACCTCTGGTTCGCGGAGGCCCCGGCGGAACTCGAGCGCGCCAAGGTGCTCTGCGTGGACTGCCCGGTCCGCGCGGCCTGCCTGGCGGGCGCACTGGCCCGGCGTGAGCCGTGGGGTGTCTGGGGTGGCGAGATCTTCGAGCGCGGCGCTGTGGTCGCGCGCAAGCGGCCCCGTGGCCGCCCGCGGAAGAACCCCGTCGAGGCCCCTGCCCCGGCTGCCGCCAAGAAGCCGATGCGCCAGGGAGTCGAGGCGGCATGA
- a CDS encoding bifunctional 2-polyprenyl-6-hydroxyphenol methylase/3-demethylubiquinol 3-O-methyltransferase UbiG — translation MASGHHGHGHGHGHTHDEMDWAARADRLKVADRLAAEAYAEVAQRLTATLPAEPTVIDIGPGAGGMSAALATELRSRGGGTVVLVDAVPELLALAEAAVKEHGGAEVTVRTVLGDAAEVDFDEFRADLVWASAVVHHLPDQQAALARIAKAVRPGGLLAVSEGGLESQNLPWDVGVGEPGIEQRLHAVGAEWFAALRAGMDGVVRMPYGWGIALAKAGLTDVGRFSYLVDKPVAPHSDVAAYVVERIRFMAEIAGDDLGEADRDALAKLLDLNSPDYLGARDDLFVLQTRTVHHGRAG, via the coding sequence ATGGCTTCCGGACACCACGGCCACGGTCACGGGCATGGTCACACGCACGACGAGATGGACTGGGCGGCACGAGCCGATCGGCTGAAGGTGGCCGATCGCCTCGCCGCCGAGGCCTACGCCGAGGTCGCCCAGCGGCTCACCGCCACCCTTCCCGCCGAGCCGACCGTGATCGACATCGGTCCAGGCGCAGGCGGGATGAGCGCCGCGCTCGCCACCGAGCTGCGCTCCCGCGGTGGTGGCACCGTGGTGCTGGTCGATGCCGTTCCGGAACTGCTGGCGCTGGCCGAAGCCGCCGTCAAGGAGCACGGTGGCGCCGAAGTCACCGTCCGGACGGTGCTCGGTGACGCGGCCGAAGTCGACTTCGATGAGTTCCGCGCGGACCTGGTGTGGGCTTCAGCCGTGGTGCACCACCTCCCGGACCAGCAGGCCGCGCTCGCGCGGATCGCGAAGGCCGTCCGGCCAGGCGGGCTGCTCGCGGTCAGCGAAGGTGGACTCGAATCGCAGAACCTGCCCTGGGACGTGGGGGTCGGCGAGCCAGGAATCGAGCAGCGCCTCCACGCCGTCGGCGCCGAGTGGTTCGCCGCCCTGCGTGCCGGGATGGACGGCGTGGTCCGGATGCCCTACGGCTGGGGAATCGCGCTGGCAAAAGCCGGCCTCACCGACGTCGGCAGGTTCAGCTACCTGGTGGACAAGCCGGTTGCCCCGCATTCCGACGTCGCCGCCTACGTGGTCGAGCGGATCCGGTTCATGGCAGAGATCGCCGGAGACGACCTCGGCGAAGCCGACCGGGACGCCCTCGCCAAGCTGCTCGACCTCAACAGCCCGGACTACCTGGGGGCGCGAGACGACCTGTTCGTGCTGCAAACCCGGACCGTGCACCACGGACGTGCCGGATGA
- a CDS encoding AarF/ABC1/UbiB kinase family protein, whose protein sequence is MTDSRDNAEDAAMPRRAAARTAKLASLPLGMAGRAVGGWGRRLTGQSADEVNATLSAKAAEQLFEVLGTLKGGAMKFGQALSVFEAAVPDEMAAPYREALTKLQSAAPPMPARQTHRVLAEQLGRSWRERFAEFSDEPAASASIGQVHRAVWHDGREVAVKVQYPGADEALRSDLRQLQRLSRLFQAFVPGTEVKPLLAELAERMDEELDYRSEAENQRGFAKAFDGDDQVLVPKVVASAPKVVVTEWITGTPLSRIIAEGTTEQRNEAGRLLAEFHYSSPVRAHLLHSDPHPGNFMLLDDGRLGVIDFGAVARLPNGAPPMLGVIMRLALDGESVKLLEALRQEGFVRPGTTLDPADVQAYLAPFVAPLTTERFHFTRRWAQKQAGRLGDPRGQDFRTGRSLNLPPNWLLIHRVTAGAVGILCQLDAELALRSIVEHWQPGFAG, encoded by the coding sequence GTGACCGACTCCCGCGACAACGCCGAAGACGCCGCCATGCCAAGGCGAGCCGCCGCTCGCACGGCCAAGCTCGCTTCGCTCCCCCTCGGCATGGCCGGGCGCGCGGTCGGCGGCTGGGGCCGTCGGCTGACCGGCCAGAGCGCGGACGAGGTCAACGCGACCCTCTCGGCCAAGGCCGCCGAACAGCTCTTCGAGGTGCTCGGCACGCTCAAGGGCGGCGCGATGAAGTTCGGGCAGGCGCTGAGCGTGTTCGAGGCGGCCGTCCCCGACGAGATGGCCGCGCCGTACCGGGAGGCCCTGACCAAGCTGCAGTCGGCCGCGCCCCCGATGCCCGCCCGACAGACCCACCGGGTGCTCGCAGAGCAGTTGGGGCGGTCGTGGCGCGAGCGGTTCGCCGAGTTCAGCGACGAGCCCGCGGCCTCGGCGAGCATCGGCCAGGTGCATCGCGCGGTCTGGCACGACGGCCGCGAGGTCGCCGTGAAGGTGCAGTACCCGGGCGCCGACGAGGCCCTGCGCAGCGACCTCCGCCAGTTGCAGCGCCTGAGCAGGCTGTTCCAGGCGTTCGTTCCGGGCACCGAGGTGAAACCGCTGCTCGCCGAACTCGCCGAGCGGATGGACGAGGAACTCGACTACCGCTCCGAGGCGGAGAACCAGCGCGGCTTCGCCAAGGCCTTCGACGGCGACGACCAGGTCCTCGTGCCGAAGGTGGTGGCCAGCGCCCCCAAGGTCGTGGTGACCGAGTGGATCACCGGCACCCCGCTCTCGCGCATCATCGCCGAGGGCACCACCGAGCAGCGCAATGAAGCGGGCAGGCTGCTCGCCGAGTTCCACTACTCCTCACCGGTACGGGCCCACCTCCTCCATTCCGATCCGCATCCAGGCAACTTCATGCTGCTCGACGACGGCAGGCTCGGCGTCATCGACTTCGGTGCCGTCGCCCGCCTGCCCAACGGCGCCCCTCCCATGCTGGGCGTGATCATGCGGCTGGCACTGGACGGCGAGTCGGTCAAACTGCTCGAAGCCCTGCGGCAGGAGGGTTTCGTCCGTCCGGGCACCACGCTCGACCCGGCCGATGTGCAGGCCTACCTGGCGCCGTTCGTGGCTCCGCTCACCACCGAACGCTTCCACTTCACCCGGCGCTGGGCCCAGAAGCAGGCCGGCCGCCTCGGCGATCCCCGCGGTCAGGACTTCCGCACCGGCCGCTCGCTGAACCTGCCGCCGAACTGGCTGCTCATCCACCGCGTCACCGCGGGCGCCGTCGGCATTCTCTGCCAACTGGACGCCGAACTCGCCCTCCGTTCCATCGTCGAACACTGGCAACCCGGCTTCGCCGGCTGA
- a CDS encoding TOMM precursor leader peptide-binding protein: MINPKTDPPEVPLPPRPRVLPGLPVLDRGRGEVQIGLDPRHGVVATELSPALVATLRSLDGSHTTTELFGMTGSAEAEQLRTLLTKLTRLGLIEDAGPAGPLNNSAETALWSLRTKRSSTELASERAHCAVSIRGGGRLAVAMATLLARAGVGHIEVRAKGYVTERDLGSGYVDSDLGKLRRQAMAAAIRRASPMVRTTRLTDRRLPELVLLTDSVVPAPDVVGELHVEGLPHLVVRVREGLGLVGPLVYPGRSSCLRCADLYRSGADSSWPTVAGQLAGREQEADAANVYAVAGFATRQALRVLHQHHEPPPTWNGVLELDTYTGKLRRRHWSPHPACGCGAVEPAY, from the coding sequence ATGATCAACCCGAAAACGGATCCTCCCGAGGTTCCCCTGCCACCTCGCCCGCGAGTGCTGCCCGGCCTGCCCGTGCTCGACCGCGGCCGCGGCGAGGTCCAGATCGGCCTCGACCCGCGCCACGGCGTCGTCGCCACCGAACTCAGTCCCGCGCTGGTGGCGACGCTGCGCTCACTGGACGGCAGCCACACCACCACCGAGCTGTTCGGCATGACCGGGAGCGCCGAGGCCGAGCAGCTGCGCACCCTGCTGACCAAGCTCACCCGGCTCGGCCTGATCGAGGACGCCGGTCCGGCGGGCCCGCTGAACAACTCCGCCGAGACGGCCCTCTGGTCGCTGCGCACCAAGCGCAGCAGCACCGAACTCGCCAGCGAGCGGGCGCACTGCGCGGTGTCGATCCGCGGCGGCGGGCGGCTCGCCGTGGCCATGGCCACCCTGCTCGCCCGAGCGGGTGTCGGCCACATCGAGGTGCGCGCCAAGGGGTACGTCACCGAGCGCGACCTCGGATCCGGTTACGTCGACAGCGACCTCGGCAAGCTCCGGCGCCAGGCGATGGCCGCCGCGATCCGGCGCGCGAGCCCGATGGTCAGGACCACCCGGCTGACCGACCGCCGCCTGCCCGAGCTGGTGTTGCTCACCGACTCGGTGGTGCCCGCCCCGGACGTGGTCGGCGAACTGCACGTGGAGGGCCTCCCTCATCTGGTCGTGCGCGTGCGGGAGGGCCTCGGCCTGGTCGGCCCGCTGGTGTACCCGGGCCGGAGCAGCTGCCTTCGCTGCGCCGATCTGTACCGCTCCGGCGCCGATTCGAGCTGGCCGACGGTGGCCGGGCAGCTGGCGGGGCGCGAGCAGGAGGCCGACGCGGCCAACGTCTACGCCGTCGCGGGATTCGCCACCCGGCAGGCGCTGCGCGTGCTGCACCAGCACCACGAACCCCCGCCGACCTGGAACGGAGTGCTCGAACTGGACACCTACACCGGCAAGCTGCGCCGGCGCCACTGGTCGCCGCACCCGGCCTGCGGCTGCGGTGCGGTCGAACCCGCGTACTGA
- a CDS encoding M48 family metallopeptidase, giving the protein MEVRRSKRRRRTVTAYREGETLVVLIPALMTKTEEAHWVAEMQRKLQRTELRRASPARESDAALLARCAELSARYLDGEANPSVVRWVPPMRTRWASCTPVDASIRVSERLREVPPWVLDYVLVHELAHLKVAAHNAEFWALVRRYPKTERAMGYLEGLSSAAGLGIATED; this is encoded by the coding sequence ATCGAAGTACGCAGGAGCAAGCGGCGACGGCGGACCGTCACCGCGTACCGCGAGGGCGAGACGCTCGTCGTCCTGATCCCCGCGTTGATGACCAAGACCGAAGAGGCCCACTGGGTCGCCGAGATGCAGCGCAAACTGCAGCGGACCGAGCTGCGGAGAGCCTCGCCTGCCAGAGAGTCCGACGCCGCGCTGCTGGCCAGGTGCGCCGAACTCTCCGCCCGCTACCTGGACGGGGAGGCGAATCCCTCGGTGGTCCGCTGGGTGCCGCCGATGCGGACCAGGTGGGCGTCCTGCACGCCGGTGGACGCCAGCATCCGGGTCAGCGAACGCCTGCGGGAGGTACCACCGTGGGTGCTCGACTACGTGCTGGTGCACGAGCTGGCACACCTGAAGGTGGCCGCGCACAACGCCGAGTTCTGGGCGCTGGTGCGGCGCTACCCCAAGACCGAGCGGGCGATGGGCTACCTGGAAGGGCTGTCCTCCGCCGCGGGCCTGGGGATCGCGACGGAGGACTGA
- a CDS encoding zinc-dependent metalloprotease, producing the protein MSKPPFGFGPPDPEKRRDNDPSDQGGQFGQGADAFNQLGQMLSQLGQMLSQAGSSTGPVNYDLAKQIALQQLGSSGEVTIGFAAQGDSGTAVRDAAHLAELWLDAATILPAGATTTVAWTGRDWVEKTLPTWQRLCDPVAKRVSGAWVEAMPEEAKQAAGPLLSMMGQMGGMAFGSQIGSALGQLASEVLTSTEVGLPLGPDNTSALLPANIEKFTEGLERPGSEVLVFLAAREAAHQRLFAHVPWLRQRLLATVEEFASGITVDTSALEQLAGRIDPSNPASIEEAMSSGLLEPQTTPEQKAALNRLETLLALVEGWVDVVVAEAVGDRLPGADALRETLRRRRATGGPAEQTFATLVGLELRPRRMRAASALWKLVGDTHGIDQRDNLWSHPDLMPTTDDLDDPMAFSERLGESESDPMAEIERAQRAADEKREQDKDEKREQDKPDTSGDES; encoded by the coding sequence ATGAGCAAACCCCCCTTCGGCTTCGGACCGCCCGATCCCGAAAAGCGTCGAGACAACGACCCGTCCGATCAGGGTGGCCAGTTCGGCCAGGGCGCCGACGCGTTCAACCAGCTGGGGCAGATGCTTTCCCAGTTGGGGCAGATGCTCAGCCAGGCCGGCAGCTCCACGGGCCCGGTGAACTACGACCTCGCCAAGCAGATCGCGCTCCAGCAGCTGGGTTCCAGCGGAGAGGTGACGATCGGCTTCGCCGCGCAGGGCGACTCCGGGACAGCCGTGCGCGACGCCGCCCACCTGGCCGAGCTGTGGCTGGACGCGGCGACCATCCTGCCCGCCGGCGCCACCACCACGGTGGCCTGGACCGGCCGCGACTGGGTGGAGAAGACCCTGCCCACCTGGCAGCGCCTGTGCGACCCGGTGGCCAAGCGCGTCTCCGGTGCCTGGGTGGAGGCCATGCCGGAAGAGGCGAAGCAGGCCGCCGGCCCGCTGCTGTCGATGATGGGGCAGATGGGCGGCATGGCCTTCGGCTCGCAGATCGGCAGCGCGCTCGGTCAGCTCGCCTCCGAGGTGCTCACCTCCACCGAGGTCGGGCTGCCCCTCGGCCCGGACAACACCTCCGCCCTGCTCCCGGCGAACATCGAGAAGTTCACCGAGGGCCTCGAGCGCCCCGGCAGCGAGGTGCTGGTTTTCCTCGCCGCTCGCGAGGCCGCGCACCAGCGCCTCTTCGCCCACGTGCCGTGGCTGCGGCAGCGCCTGCTCGCCACCGTCGAGGAGTTCGCCAGCGGCATCACGGTGGACACCTCCGCGCTGGAGCAGCTGGCCGGCCGGATCGACCCGTCGAACCCGGCGAGCATCGAGGAGGCCATGTCCTCCGGCCTGCTCGAGCCGCAGACCACGCCGGAGCAGAAGGCGGCGCTGAACCGCCTCGAAACTCTGCTCGCACTGGTCGAGGGCTGGGTCGACGTGGTGGTCGCCGAGGCCGTCGGCGACCGCCTGCCCGGTGCCGACGCGCTGCGCGAGACGCTGCGCCGCCGCCGCGCGACCGGTGGGCCCGCCGAGCAGACCTTCGCCACGCTGGTCGGGCTCGAACTGCGCCCGCGCCGGATGCGCGCCGCCTCCGCGCTGTGGAAGCTGGTCGGCGACACCCACGGCATCGACCAGCGGGACAACCTCTGGTCGCACCCGGACCTGATGCCCACCACGGACGACCTGGACGACCCGATGGCGTTCTCCGAGCGCCTCGGCGAGAGCGAGTCCGATCCGATGGCGGAGATCGAACGCGCCCAGCGCGCCGCGGACGAGAAACGCGAGCAGGACAAAGACGAGAAGCGCGAGCAGGACAAGCCGGACACCTCCGGCGACGAGAGCTGA